In a single window of the Eshraghiella crossota genome:
- a CDS encoding response regulator transcription factor: MSRILIVEDEISIAELEKDYLELSDYEVDIASDGETGESMALKGDYVLCILDVMLPGKDGFEICKAIRKEKNIPIIMVSAKRDDIDKIRGLGLGADDYITKPFSPSELVARVKAHLARYDRLVASTVPQNDVLEIRGLKIDKTARRVFVNNEEKVFTTKEFDLLLFLASNPNKVFSKDELFRNIWDMESIGDIATVTVHIKKIREKIEYDTSKPQYIETIWGVGYRFKV; encoded by the coding sequence ATGAGCAGAATACTGATAGTAGAGGATGAGATAAGTATTGCCGAATTGGAGAAGGATTACCTTGAATTAAGTGACTATGAAGTTGATATTGCAAGCGACGGAGAGACAGGAGAAAGTATGGCTCTTAAAGGAGATTACGTACTTTGCATACTTGATGTTATGCTGCCGGGCAAAGATGGTTTTGAAATATGTAAAGCTATCCGTAAGGAAAAGAATATACCTATAATTATGGTATCGGCAAAAAGAGACGATATCGATAAGATAAGAGGTCTTGGCCTCGGTGCTGATGATTACATTACAAAACCTTTCAGCCCAAGTGAACTTGTTGCCAGGGTAAAGGCACATCTTGCAAGGTATGACCGGCTTGTGGCATCCACTGTACCACAGAATGATGTACTGGAGATAAGGGGACTTAAGATTGACAAGACAGCCAGAAGGGTATTTGTCAACAATGAAGAAAAGGTTTTTACAACCAAGGAATTTGACCTTTTGCTATTTCTTGCAAGTAACCCTAATAAAGTGTTCAGCAAAGATGAACTATTCAGAAATATATGGGATATGGAATCAATAGGAGATATTGCCACGGTAACGGTCCATATTAAGAAAATAAGAGAAAAAATAGAGTATGATACTTCCAAACCTCAGTATATAGAGACAATATGGGGTGTGGGATACCGCTTTAAGGTGTAA
- a CDS encoding sensor histidine kinase produces the protein MRLSTKLKISFGFLIILPVALFGTVLFSITKIQLHRIQEKYGIQNISYDALMNPVLLSNEMCRQEYEEISQTAEDNPSKLRDLNYLNAINNRISKRNAYIVVIEDNDIMYQGKEISDELRAKLIESQNHNSEIRSAYLRDFNVLASRVSYMIDSHTYGTVYFVISFAEILPQIKKLLFDTMISVIIILILTSGAFTMWIYRSTVRPINKLRLATNNIKNGNLDFDMDVEGNNEFAELCKDFDNMRKRLKYNAEENVRRDSESKELISNISHDLKTPITAIKGYVEGIMDGVADTDEKMDRYIRTIYTKACDMDNLINELTFYAKVDSDKINYNFIKLNLTEYFNDCIDEIGVDLESRNIELKYINELDKETAIVADPEQFKRVINNIINNSMKYMEINNGVVEVHLYNEGDDVHIDISDNGKGISQKDIGHIFDRFYRSDTSRNSRTGGSGIGLSIVKKIIIDHGGSITAESIPYEKTTIKIILDRYKEDKDEQNTDSRG, from the coding sequence ATGAGACTTTCCACCAAGTTAAAGATATCATTTGGCTTTTTAATAATATTGCCTGTTGCTCTCTTTGGAACCGTTCTTTTTAGTATTACTAAGATACAGCTTCACAGAATACAGGAAAAATATGGTATACAGAACATATCTTATGATGCACTTATGAATCCTGTTCTCTTATCTAATGAGATGTGCAGGCAGGAGTATGAAGAAATCAGTCAGACCGCAGAAGATAATCCCTCTAAATTAAGAGATTTAAATTATCTGAATGCGATTAATAACAGAATTTCAAAGCGTAATGCGTATATAGTGGTCATAGAGGATAATGACATTATGTATCAAGGAAAAGAAATCAGTGATGAGTTAAGGGCGAAGCTGATTGAAAGTCAGAATCACAATTCCGAAATAAGGTCGGCTTATCTAAGAGATTTTAATGTGTTGGCAAGCAGAGTATCATATATGATAGACAGCCATACATACGGAACAGTATATTTTGTTATTAGTTTTGCGGAGATTCTGCCACAGATTAAAAAACTTCTTTTTGATACAATGATATCCGTGATAATTATTCTGATTCTGACGAGCGGTGCTTTCACAATGTGGATATATCGTTCCACTGTAAGACCTATTAACAAATTGAGGCTTGCAACCAATAATATCAAGAACGGCAATCTTGATTTTGATATGGATGTGGAGGGCAATAATGAATTTGCCGAATTATGCAAGGATTTCGATAATATGAGGAAGCGCCTTAAATATAATGCTGAAGAAAATGTGCGCAGGGATTCTGAAAGTAAGGAACTTATAAGTAATATTTCACATGACCTTAAGACACCGATAACGGCGATTAAGGGTTATGTTGAAGGAATAATGGATGGCGTTGCAGATACAGATGAAAAAATGGACCGGTATATAAGAACAATTTATACCAAGGCGTGTGATATGGATAATCTCATTAATGAGCTGACATTTTATGCGAAGGTTGATTCAGATAAGATTAATTATAATTTTATCAAGTTAAATCTTACGGAATATTTTAATGACTGCATAGATGAGATTGGTGTTGACCTTGAAAGCAGGAATATTGAATTAAAATATATTAATGAACTTGATAAAGAGACAGCCATTGTAGCCGATCCTGAGCAGTTTAAGCGTGTAATCAATAACATTATTAATAATTCTATGAAGTATATGGAAATTAACAACGGAGTTGTGGAAGTTCATCTTTATAATGAAGGAGATGACGTTCACATTGATATAAGCGATAACGGAAAAGGAATTTCCCAAAAGGACATTGGCCATATATTTGACCGTTTTTACAGAAGCGATACTTCAAGAAATTCAAGAACAGGCGGAAGCGGAATAGGACTTTCAATTGTGAAGAAAATAATAATAGACCATGGTGGAAGCATAACAGCGGAAAGTATTCCATATGAAAAGACCACAATAAAAATAATTCTTGACAGATATAAGGAGGATAAAGATGAGCAGAATACTGATAGTAGAGGATGA
- a CDS encoding extracellular solute-binding protein has translation MKKLMCRISAFCLAVILGILPLFCINDVKAADDVIRLRVCSWEEYIDEGGWSDDEVIELEDGTVFGKQSMIKDFEDWYYETYGKRVKVEYSCFGTNEELYSQLTLGDSFDLICPSDYMIMKLMAEDKLEPLSEDFFDTGNELNYYVKGVSPYINSVFNENEINGESWSRYAAGYMWGITGFVYNPEVVTKEEASTWSLLLNPKFNRQVTIKDNVRDALFPTIAILKKDLLLDDSFVNSKDYQKNLLYEMNDTDESIIDEAEERLKDIRQNVYSFETDSGKADLISGKVVASLQWSGDGVFAMDQSEENDVYLNWGTPEECTNLWFDGWVMLKSGIKGNDDKKHAAQSFINFLSRSDNVVRNMNYIGYTSVISGGDNPLVYEYVDYCYGAEEDDTDVIEYPVGFFFAGDDEDENYILTINPEQADRQLSAQYPQMDVIKRSAVMQYFDNEANDRINQMWINVRCFNLNRISAKQWRTLGIAAGVVIIATGIIIIKKRK, from the coding sequence ATGAAAAAGTTAATGTGTAGAATTTCGGCTTTCTGTCTTGCGGTTATATTGGGCATTCTGCCTTTATTTTGTATTAATGATGTAAAAGCAGCAGATGATGTAATCAGACTTCGTGTGTGTAGTTGGGAAGAATACATAGATGAAGGCGGCTGGTCTGATGACGAAGTAATCGAACTGGAGGATGGTACTGTTTTTGGAAAACAGAGTATGATAAAAGATTTTGAAGACTGGTATTATGAAACCTATGGTAAAAGAGTAAAGGTTGAATATTCCTGCTTTGGAACCAATGAGGAATTATACAGCCAGCTTACCCTGGGAGATAGTTTTGACCTTATATGTCCGTCAGACTATATGATTATGAAGCTTATGGCAGAAGATAAGCTGGAGCCTCTGTCGGAGGATTTTTTTGATACCGGTAATGAATTGAATTATTATGTAAAAGGTGTATCACCGTATATCAACTCTGTTTTTAACGAGAATGAAATTAACGGCGAAAGCTGGTCAAGATATGCAGCGGGTTATATGTGGGGAATAACGGGATTTGTATACAATCCGGAGGTCGTTACAAAAGAAGAGGCCTCTACATGGTCTTTGCTGCTTAATCCTAAATTTAACAGACAGGTAACAATTAAGGATAATGTCAGGGACGCTCTTTTTCCAACAATCGCAATTCTTAAAAAAGATTTGCTTTTAGATGATTCCTTTGTTAATAGTAAGGATTATCAAAAAAACCTTCTTTATGAAATGAATGATACCGATGAAAGCATTATAGATGAGGCTGAAGAACGATTAAAAGACATAAGACAAAATGTATATTCTTTTGAAACAGACAGCGGTAAGGCCGATCTTATAAGCGGTAAAGTTGTTGCCAGCCTTCAATGGTCAGGCGATGGTGTATTTGCGATGGACCAGTCGGAAGAAAATGATGTGTATCTTAACTGGGGAACCCCTGAGGAATGTACCAATCTGTGGTTTGACGGATGGGTAATGCTTAAATCCGGCATAAAAGGAAATGATGATAAAAAGCATGCAGCGCAGAGCTTCATAAATTTTCTGTCAAGGTCTGATAATGTGGTAAGAAATATGAATTACATCGGATATACCTCTGTAATTTCCGGTGGGGATAATCCCTTAGTGTATGAATATGTGGATTATTGTTACGGAGCAGAAGAGGATGACACAGATGTTATTGAATATCCTGTGGGATTTTTCTTTGCAGGAGATGATGAGGATGAAAATTATATCCTTACCATTAATCCGGAACAGGCGGACAGACAACTGTCAGCACAGTATCCTCAGATGGATGTCATAAAAAGAAGTGCGGTTATGCAATATTTTGACAATGAGGCAAATGACAGGATTAACCAGATGTGGATTAATGTCAGATGTTTCAATCTTAACAGGATAAGTGCAAAGCAGTGGAGAACCCTAGGAATTGCCGCGGGGGTTGTCATTATAGCAACCGGAATTATAATAATTAAAAAAAGAAAATGA
- the metK gene encoding methionine adenosyltransferase: MEKFLFTSESVTEGHPDKICDQISDAVLDALYAQDPYSRVACETCTNTGFVLVMGEITTKANVDITQIVRDTVVGIGYDSSDKGFDGNTCAVMVALDKQSADIAMGVDKALEVKTGEETDEEGGAGDQGMMFGYATNETPEYMPYSAALAQKLAMQLARVRKNGTLPYLRPDGKTQVTVEYDENNVPVRLDAIVVSTQHAADVSQEQIHEDIRRYVIDEVVDGKMIDDDTKIFINPTGRFVIGGPNGDSGLTGRKIIVDTYGGAARHGGGAFSGKDCTKVDRSAAYAARYAAKNLVAAGLADRCEIQLSYAIGVAHPTSININTFGTGKLSDSRLVEILRENFDFRPNGIIKMLDLRRPIYKQTAAYGHFGRTDVDLPWEQLDKVENLRKYL; encoded by the coding sequence ATGGAGAAATTTTTATTTACTTCTGAATCGGTAACTGAAGGACATCCTGATAAGATATGTGACCAGATATCGGATGCCGTACTTGATGCTTTATATGCACAGGACCCATATTCAAGGGTTGCCTGTGAGACATGTACCAATACAGGCTTTGTACTTGTAATGGGTGAAATTACTACCAAAGCTAATGTAGATATTACACAGATAGTAAGAGATACTGTTGTAGGAATCGGATATGACAGTTCGGATAAAGGATTTGACGGAAATACATGTGCGGTCATGGTTGCACTTGATAAACAGTCGGCAGACATCGCAATGGGTGTTGATAAGGCACTTGAGGTTAAGACAGGTGAGGAGACTGACGAAGAAGGCGGCGCAGGGGATCAGGGTATGATGTTCGGTTATGCTACCAATGAGACACCTGAGTATATGCCATATTCTGCAGCATTGGCACAGAAGCTTGCAATGCAGCTTGCCAGGGTTCGTAAAAATGGAACCCTTCCATATTTGAGACCTGACGGAAAGACACAGGTAACGGTTGAATATGATGAGAATAATGTGCCTGTAAGACTTGATGCAATCGTTGTATCAACACAGCATGCGGCAGATGTATCACAGGAGCAGATTCATGAGGACATCCGCAGGTATGTTATCGACGAAGTCGTTGACGGAAAGATGATTGATGACGATACTAAAATTTTTATTAATCCTACAGGCCGTTTTGTTATCGGAGGACCTAACGGAGATTCAGGACTTACAGGACGTAAGATTATTGTAGATACATACGGCGGAGCAGCAAGACACGGCGGCGGTGCTTTTTCGGGTAAGGACTGCACAAAGGTTGACCGTTCCGCAGCTTATGCAGCCAGATATGCTGCAAAGAACCTTGTTGCGGCAGGACTTGCTGACAGATGTGAGATTCAGCTTTCTTATGCTATCGGAGTAGCTCATCCAACATCAATTAACATTAATACATTCGGAACAGGCAAGCTTAGTGACAGCAGACTTGTTGAAATTCTCAGGGAAAACTTTGACTTCAGACCGAATGGTATTATTAAGATGCTTGACCTTAGAAGACCTATTTACAAGCAGACAGCCGCTTACGGACATTTTGGACGTACAGATGTAGATCTTCCTTGGGAACAGCTTGATAAAGTTGAAAATTTAAGAAAATATTTATAA
- a CDS encoding FtsX-like permease family protein gives MKTKNRIKIAHDMCVKQLFSFRMSTFLMALTFVILGLVIYQYKSSYSYRMRVEESFAKPMEDIYYLLSASGNDVPDISKIDGMTGFYYPQISYNTTECINFLNEVQGGHKIGEITDGVEVFWVFGPDLALYNIRMTESIPQEELDNTPGIRLYLSEKYKSITGLGEHYTQKNWDYVVAGYFSEDSAIPAQNVTSTATQDGAYSLEYGVIEIGGLMPISYDGYFYCDPSVASFENIRNQIVEEYARCNATCTITNVEKSITYMEKNITKALKYLVIAAILLGSSCIIVLLVSQVSNILTRSEEYGIWLTNKATKKDIMWILIWQNLIKLIYSEIFAILVINLGCRFVIFGENFQNTAISHRISNRIITFNIYPAIIGVGILIVTVSIIVPLLKIARTEPVKLVKGEL, from the coding sequence GTGAAAACAAAGAACAGAATAAAAATAGCACATGATATGTGTGTAAAACAGTTGTTTTCTTTCAGAATGAGTACATTTCTTATGGCACTTACTTTTGTCATATTGGGACTCGTTATATATCAATATAAATCGAGCTACAGTTACAGGATGAGAGTTGAAGAAAGCTTTGCCAAGCCTATGGAGGATATATATTATCTATTGTCTGCTTCGGGCAATGATGTTCCTGATATATCCAAAATTGATGGCATGACAGGATTTTATTATCCACAGATATCATATAACACAACGGAGTGTATTAATTTTCTTAATGAAGTTCAAGGCGGACATAAGATAGGTGAAATCACAGACGGAGTTGAGGTATTCTGGGTATTCGGACCGGATTTGGCCTTGTATAATATCCGTATGACAGAATCCATTCCACAGGAAGAACTTGATAATACACCGGGAATAAGACTATATCTTTCAGAGAAATATAAATCAATAACCGGATTAGGAGAACATTATACACAGAAAAATTGGGACTATGTTGTGGCAGGATATTTTTCTGAGGATTCTGCCATACCGGCACAAAATGTTACAAGTACCGCAACTCAGGATGGAGCATATTCCCTTGAATATGGAGTAATTGAAATCGGTGGACTGATGCCCATATCGTATGATGGCTATTTCTACTGTGACCCTTCGGTTGCTTCTTTTGAGAATATCAGAAATCAGATTGTGGAGGAATACGCAAGATGTAATGCAACATGTACAATAACCAATGTAGAGAAATCAATTACATATATGGAAAAAAATATAACTAAAGCATTAAAGTATCTTGTGATAGCAGCAATTCTTCTTGGAAGTTCATGTATAATAGTCCTTCTTGTCTCACAGGTTAGCAATATACTTACAAGGAGTGAAGAGTACGGTATATGGCTTACCAATAAGGCTACCAAGAAGGATATCATGTGGATACTTATATGGCAGAACCTTATTAAGCTGATATATTCAGAGATTTTTGCCATATTGGTTATTAACCTTGGGTGTAGATTCGTAATATTTGGAGAAAATTTTCAGAATACGGCAATATCCCACAGAATAAGCAACAGAATTATTACTTTTAATATATACCCGGCAATAATCGGTGTGGGAATACTTATTGTTACGGTATCCATAATTGTTCCGCTTCTCAAAATAGCCAGAACCGAACCGGTAAAACTTGTAAAGGGGGAACTGTAA
- a CDS encoding ABC transporter permease: MRWLKRDFVIKFSVIVAIAVTIIVSMNLVELLDKYVKVSLTSEKYSDYEYMELKDLKYLNNKDTHDNTERIEMEKKAGEDLDYLLDNLPEFEGNVVFPLVYCSMNDGMIGVSCDVIIAYNEKLPYIIDTKNCSEKGIYIGNSYNEYWSDGKVQIGSEEYDVAGIVSSNHLQLNNGIYIPYDIITEKGKTDLYRSLINYMTFEGAITVYFASDRPGVVEHDIELMKEWCRENGIVEVVNVSGSNEEYVEDEKNDIRSIPYQIIKKFVCYLAAAFCLFAVFEAIRLYMNRKKADIMILWSAGSKKTVILKMLIKELGMAVLIGVVLAFAAEWLIYGVILGCNLKTVFIYGAYSFAAVIVLTIIMITVMLAAMLHKPVISIIKKEQ; this comes from the coding sequence ATGAGATGGTTAAAAAGAGATTTTGTAATTAAATTTTCTGTAATTGTTGCCATTGCGGTAACAATCATTGTAAGCATGAATCTTGTGGAACTCCTTGATAAATATGTTAAGGTTTCCCTTACATCGGAAAAATATTCCGATTATGAATATATGGAACTTAAGGACCTTAAATACCTGAATAACAAAGACACTCATGATAATACAGAACGTATAGAGATGGAAAAAAAGGCAGGAGAAGACCTTGACTATCTGTTAGATAACCTTCCGGAGTTTGAAGGCAATGTTGTATTTCCGTTGGTATATTGCAGTATGAATGACGGAATGATTGGTGTAAGCTGTGATGTGATAATAGCATATAATGAGAAATTACCATATATCATTGATACTAAAAATTGCAGTGAAAAAGGCATATATATCGGTAACTCGTATAACGAATACTGGAGTGACGGTAAGGTACAGATTGGCTCCGAAGAATACGATGTGGCTGGAATTGTAAGCAGTAACCATTTACAGCTTAATAACGGAATCTATATACCTTATGACATAATTACCGAAAAAGGAAAGACGGATTTGTACAGAAGCCTGATTAATTATATGACATTTGAAGGGGCTATTACAGTATATTTTGCTTCAGACAGGCCGGGCGTAGTTGAACACGATATCGAACTTATGAAGGAATGGTGCAGGGAAAACGGTATCGTAGAGGTTGTTAATGTTTCAGGCTCAAATGAAGAATATGTGGAAGATGAAAAGAATGACATAAGAAGTATACCATATCAGATAATTAAAAAATTCGTATGTTATCTTGCGGCAGCATTTTGTCTATTTGCGGTATTTGAAGCTATACGTCTATATATGAACAGAAAGAAAGCAGACATTATGATTCTGTGGTCGGCAGGCTCCAAGAAAACGGTAATTCTTAAAATGCTTATTAAGGAACTGGGAATGGCTGTTCTTATCGGAGTTGTACTGGCATTTGCGGCAGAATGGCTGATTTACGGGGTAATACTGGGATGTAACCTGAAGACTGTATTTATATACGGAGCGTATTCGTTTGCGGCAGTAATTGTCCTTACCATAATAATGATAACGGTTATGTTAGCGGCAATGCTGCATAAGCCTGTAATTTCAATAATAAAGAAGGAGCAATAA
- a CDS encoding AI-2E family transporter produces the protein MSRDYITKLKILSVFAVVSGVIYIVFKYMLPVVAPFIIALIISVLVDRPVTFLENKCHIKRSIGTLVIVIAAMALLCLFVCYGGKILVKQVYDFINKIEEYKLPFNLNMDIKVINEKIVSGVVDNSPGYISGFTMVFTGVAVFIMATVFISGDMSSIRSSVKKNIFGKEIIYLGRRLKTVLGNYLKTELIIMAITCVICCVGLFIMKNPYALLLGIVIGFVDALPILGTGTIFLPWVLVLVFMHRLKQASMIMILYLICYYTRQFLEPKLMGDKFGMSPTVMLITIYAGLKLFGVMGVFTGPVALILIREISDIVIKKLVIEEK, from the coding sequence ATGAGCAGAGATTATATAACTAAACTAAAGATTCTCAGTGTTTTTGCCGTGGTAAGCGGCGTTATATACATTGTATTCAAATATATGCTTCCGGTTGTGGCACCATTTATTATTGCATTGATTATTTCGGTACTGGTGGACAGACCTGTGACTTTTCTTGAGAATAAGTGCCACATAAAAAGAAGCATAGGAACGCTTGTAATTGTTATTGCGGCAATGGCATTGCTATGTCTGTTTGTATGCTATGGAGGAAAAATACTTGTTAAGCAGGTATATGATTTCATTAACAAAATCGAAGAATATAAGCTGCCGTTTAACCTTAATATGGATATAAAGGTAATAAATGAAAAAATCGTTTCCGGAGTTGTAGATAATTCTCCGGGTTATATTTCAGGTTTTACCATGGTGTTTACGGGAGTGGCGGTTTTTATAATGGCAACCGTATTTATTTCCGGAGATATGTCCTCCATAAGAAGTTCGGTTAAGAAGAATATTTTCGGAAAAGAGATAATTTATCTTGGCAGACGTCTTAAAACGGTTCTTGGAAATTATCTTAAAACAGAGCTTATAATTATGGCCATAACCTGTGTGATTTGCTGCGTTGGATTATTTATTATGAAAAATCCGTATGCATTGCTGTTAGGTATTGTAATTGGTTTCGTTGATGCACTGCCGATTCTCGGAACCGGGACAATTTTTTTACCATGGGTCTTAGTCCTTGTGTTTATGCACAGACTAAAACAGGCATCCATGATTATGATTTTATATCTTATATGCTATTATACCAGACAGTTTCTTGAACCTAAGCTTATGGGAGACAAATTCGGAATGTCGCCTACCGTTATGCTCATCACAATATATGCAGGACTTAAACTGTTTGGTGTAATGGGTGTGTTCACGGGACCTGTAGCATTAATCCTTATCAGAGAAATATCGGATATAGTAATAAAAAAACTTGTGATTGAGGAAAAATAA
- a CDS encoding ABC transporter ATP-binding protein, producing the protein MIKLIHVKKDYTEGGVVTNALKDINLEVKDGEFVAIMGASGSGKSTLLHILGGMDKLTSGEYYYNDEAVHDMSMGRLNIFRRDHVSFVFQNAALMKYYTVAENIEMPLLSMNIGKKERKKIIEEKMEAVGIAHLAKKLPIHISGGEQTRTAIARALAGDNELLLADEPTGALDQTTGKEIMEVFKKVHEMGKTIILITHDPNVAAYADRIIRIEDGKIIN; encoded by the coding sequence ATGATTAAATTAATACATGTAAAAAAAGATTATACGGAAGGCGGGGTTGTAACCAATGCATTAAAGGATATAAATCTTGAAGTAAAAGACGGTGAATTTGTGGCAATAATGGGAGCGTCAGGTTCGGGTAAATCCACACTTTTACATATATTGGGAGGAATGGATAAGCTTACGTCGGGAGAGTATTATTACAATGACGAAGCAGTACATGATATGTCAATGGGAAGACTTAATATTTTCAGGCGTGACCATGTAAGTTTCGTGTTTCAGAATGCGGCACTCATGAAGTATTACACCGTGGCAGAAAATATTGAAATGCCCCTCCTTTCAATGAACATCGGCAAGAAAGAACGCAAAAAGATAATAGAAGAGAAGATGGAAGCTGTGGGAATAGCACACCTTGCCAAAAAGCTTCCTATACATATATCCGGCGGAGAACAGACAAGAACGGCAATTGCAAGAGCACTTGCGGGAGATAATGAACTCCTTCTTGCGGATGAACCTACAGGGGCACTTGACCAGACAACGGGAAAAGAGATAATGGAGGTCTTTAAGAAGGTGCATGAAATGGGAAAAACAATTATTCTCATAACCCATGATCCTAATGTTGCAGCTTATGCAGACAGGATAATCCGTATTGAGGATGGAAAAATTATTAATTAA
- a CDS encoding RluA family pseudouridine synthase, with translation MKKDIIVYEDDNIIVCNKPVGMPSQSDRTFEQDLVSYVLTHRTEQNEPAYAAIINRLDKPVGGLVLFAKNKKAAAGLSAVSGEHGIEKNYYALVKGSPCDKGEFTDYLLKDGKNNISTVTDKDTKGSKKAVLLYEKLGEKTIDGEKYSLMRVRLLTGRHHQIRVQFSHHGYPLYGDIKYNSDFRNRRDVSPALFAYHLSFKNPVGADRITVEAEPESEIFRL, from the coding sequence ATGAAAAAAGACATAATTGTTTATGAAGATGATAATATAATTGTATGTAATAAGCCTGTAGGGATGCCATCCCAGTCAGACAGAACCTTTGAACAGGACCTTGTGAGCTACGTTCTTACCCACAGAACGGAACAAAACGAGCCTGCTTATGCAGCCATTATTAACAGGCTGGATAAGCCTGTGGGAGGACTTGTGCTTTTTGCAAAAAATAAGAAGGCAGCGGCAGGACTAAGTGCTGTATCGGGAGAACATGGCATAGAAAAAAATTACTATGCTCTTGTTAAAGGAAGCCCTTGTGATAAAGGAGAATTTACAGATTACCTTCTGAAAGACGGTAAGAATAATATATCAACTGTCACAGACAAGGATACCAAGGGCAGTAAAAAAGCGGTTTTGTTATACGAAAAGCTTGGCGAAAAAACAATTGACGGCGAAAAATATTCGCTGATGAGGGTGCGGCTTCTTACCGGCAGACATCATCAGATAAGAGTACAATTCAGCCACCACGGATATCCGCTTTACGGTGATATCAAATATAACAGTGATTTCAGGAACAGAAGAGATGTTTCACCTGCACTTTTTGCATATCATCTTTCATTCAAAAACCCTGTGGGAGCAGACAGAATAACTGTGGAAGCAGAACCTGAAAGCGAAATTTTTCGTTTATAA